The following coding sequences are from one Chanos chanos chromosome 12, fChaCha1.1, whole genome shotgun sequence window:
- the srd5a1 gene encoding 3-oxo-5-alpha-steroid 4-dehydrogenase 1 produces MDNLLKSIFSSEEEELYVLDCLAYFMMFMALATFFTLLFENVPYGRYASSKYGFPVNVKLAWFIQELPAFCIPLGLVFWTSSAKSSQLANQLLLAMYFCHYVQRALIYPFLIRGGKSTPFASFALAFLFCLYNGYMQTRYLSHYADYPPDWVTHPCFITGSLLWLLGWITNVHSDHVLRNLRKPGETGYKIPRGGLFEYISGANFFGEIVEWAGFALAGFSIHSAAFALFTFVVLSSRAVSHHKWYLTKFEDYPKSRKALVPFVF; encoded by the exons ATGGACAACCTCCTGAAGAGCATATTCTCCTCTGAGGAAGAAGAGCTCTATGTTTTGGATTGTTTAGCGTACTTTATGATGTTTATGGCATTGGCTACGTTTTTTACATTACTGTTTGAGAATGTGCCTTATGGCAGATATGCGTCAAGTAAATACGGGTTTCCTGTCAATGTTAAATTGGCGTGGTTCATCCAGGAGCTACCTGCGTTCTGTATACCTCTGGGTTTGGTGTTCTGGACCTCATCGGCGAAGTCTTCGCAATTGGCCAACCAGTTGCTTCTCGCGATGTATTTTTGCCATTATGTTCAAAG GGCACTTATATATCCATTCTTAATCCGAGGAGGGAAATCCACACCATTTGCCTCTTTTGCGCTGGCCTTTCTCTTCTGTTTATACAATGGATACATGCAGACGAGGTACTTGAGTCACTATGCAGACTACCCACCTGATTGGGTTACACATCCGTGCTTCATTACAG GATCTTTGCTGTGGCTGCTGGGCTGGATTACGAATGTTCACTCTGACCATGTCCTGAGGAACCTGCGAAAGCCTGGGGAAACAGGCTATAAGATACCCAGAG GTGGCCTGTTTGAGTATATATCCGGAGCAAACTTTTTTGGCGAGATCGTGGAATGGGCTGGCTTTGCGCTCGCTGGTTTCTCCATCCACAGTGCAGCCTTTGCCTTATTCACGTTTGTTGTTCTCTCCAGCAGAGCAGTTTCACACCACAA gtggTACCTTACAAAATTTGAAGACTACCCCAAGTCAAGGAAAGCTTTGGTACCATTTGTGTTCTAA
- the tent4a gene encoding terminal nucleotidyltransferase 4A, translating into MDPRVAWIQPEQTGPANTLWMHVWGTSQEIGGKTGQHHNHHHNFCVNSPAFDILKNVTVAAAANANSTNTRNSTGFVTLPNGSTQNSICSSINANGVKVGADEGKMPQKTVSVSSSSSVESGADSPSSSCSSSRTTTANIVTGNINKLAGGANLFCSFSENILNNVNHHHHPHPRHFHQEQQYGIHQNCNKRHPFHPAAIHNHHNHHHHSGRRKSDNKASTYGINYLLSNYSNGNYLHSGTPWKTRKYNVGVHGLHEEIIDFYNFMSPRPEEAAMRKEVVHRIEMIIKELWPSADVQIFGSFSTGLYLPTSDIDLVVLGKWERPPLQQLEQALRKHNVAEPHSIKVLDKATVPIIKLTDQETEVKVDISFNVETGVKAARFIKDYVKRYPVLPYLIFVLKQFLLQRDLNEVFTGGISSYSLILMVISFLQLHPRIDARSPNINLGILLIEFFELYGRHFNYLKTGIRIKNGGAYIAKEDIMKAMSNGYRPSMLCIEDPLLPGNDVGRSSYGAMQVKQAFDYAYIVLSHAVSPLARSYPNKDADSTLGRIIKVTQDVIDYREWIKQKWGGRHHSRAERNGGVVHKELVEQSDPKGLLGVSAEEQQQRDSVSPHSADSPMSLSSPQQHSSASSSSSLSGSDIDSDSTPCVAPAVPAYPLQTLALSTLPPTLQMGTTKANLTAQLTMPPASQARVSIPGSLPLHALPGRQVCMADGPPPYLHMPPHAVPTAPPSPLPSPHIHHKTGPKFPVKGFHNPAVIHSPVLANRSHIQYNRNTWRRRKRDSLPASVSR; encoded by the exons ATGGATCCGAGGGTTGCTTGGATTCAGCCGGAACAGACAGGACCAGCAAACACTTTATGGATGCATGTCTGGGGAACATCTCAGGAAATCGGAGGAAAGACCGGTCAGCACCATAACCATCATCACAACTTCTGTGTCAATTCTCCGgcttttgatattttaaaaaatgtaaccGTTGCAGCAGCAGC CAATGCAAATAGCACCAACACCCGAAACAGCACTGGCTTTGTAACTTTACCAAACGGTAGTACTCAGAACTCTATTTGCTCATCTATTAACGCAAACGGAGTGAAAGTCGGCGCAGACGAGGGGAAAATGCCCCAGAAGACGGTATCTGTTTCTTCCTCGTCCTCCGTGGAATCAGGGGCGGACAGTCCATCTTCCAGTTGCTCTTCAAGCAGGACTACAACCGCTAACATTGTCACTGGAAATATAAATAAACTCGCTGGAGGTGCCAatttgttttgtagttttagtgagaatattttgaataatgtcaaccatcatcatcatccccaTCCAAGGCATTTCCATCAGGAGCAACAGTACGGTATCCACCAAAATTGCAACAAGCGCCACCCGTTTCATCCGGCTGCGATTCAtaatcaccacaatcaccaccacCATTCTGGCCGAAGGAAAAGTGACAACAAAGCGAGCACCTATGGCATAAACTATCTCCTCTCCAACTATAGTAATGGTAATTATTTACACTCCGGAACGCCGTGGAAGACAAGAAAATACAATGTCGGAGTGCACGG GCTACATGAAGAGATTATAGACTTCTATAACTTTATGTCTCCTCGGCCAGAAGAGGCAGCCATGAGGAAAGAGGTGGTCCACAGAATAGAGATGATCATTAAGGAACTCTGGCCAAGCGCTGAT GTTCAAATTTTTGGCAGCTTTAGCACTGGGCTTTACCTCCCTACCAG TGACATTGACCTGGTAGTGTTGGGGAAATGGGAAAGACCCCCCCTGCAGCAGCTGGAGCAGGCCCTCCGCAAACACAATGTGGCCGAGCCGCACTCCATCAAAGTACTTGACAAAGCTACg GTACCGATCATCAAGCTGACGGATCAGGAGACGGAGGTGAAAGTGGACATCAGCTTTAACGTGGAGACTGGTGTCAAAGCCGCACGCTTCATCAAGGATTACGTGAAG aggTACCCTGTGCTGCCTTACTTGATCTTCGTGCTGAAGCAGTTCCTGTTACAGAGGGATCTGAACGAGGTGTTTACCGGAGGCATCAGCTCTTACAGCCTCATTTTAATGGTCATCAGTTTCCTACAG CTACACCCGCGGATTGACGCCCGAAGCCCCAACATAAACCTGGGTATCCTGCTCATTGAGTTCTTCGAGCTTTATGGCAGACATTTTAACTACCTGAAGACTGGCATCAGAATAAAAAATGGAGGAGCGTACATAGCCAAGGAAGACATAATGAAAGCCATGAGCAATGGCTACAGGCCTTCCATGCTGTGTATTGAGGACCCACTTTTACCAG GTAACGACGTGGGAAGGAGTTCGTACGGCGCCATGCAGGTGAAACAAGCGTTCGACTACGCCTACATCGTGCTAAGCCACGCCGTCTCGCCCCTCGCTCGCTCTTATCCCAACAAAGACGCCGACAG cacttTGGGACGCATCATCAAAGTCACACAGGATGTCATCGATTACAGGGAGTGGATTAAACAGAAGTGGGGTGGACGGCATCATAGCCGCGCTGAGAGAAACGGAG gTGTGGTCCATAAGGAGCTGGTTGAACAGAGTGATCCTAAGGGTCTTTTGGGTGTGAGTGCAGAGGAACAACAGCAGAGAGATTCAGTGTCTCCACACAGTGCGGATTCTCCCATGTCTCTGTCCAGCCCTCAGCAGCACTCTTCagcatcctcctcatcctcactgtcGGGCAGCGATATC GACTCTGACTCCACTCCGTGTGTAGCTCCAGCGGTGCCGGCGTACCCGCTGCAGACCCTGGCGCTGAGTACGCTGCCGCCCACTCTGCAGATGGGCACCACTAAGGCCAACCTCACCGCACAGCTCACCATGCCTCCTGCCTCTCAG gCTAGAGTGTCTATACCAGGGAGTCTCCCTCTACACGCTCTACCTGGCAGACAGGTTTGTATGGCAGACGGACCACCCCCCTATCTCCACATGCCCCCCCATGCAGTCCCCACTgccccccccagccccctgCCCAGTCCCCACATCCACCACAAG ACTGGTCCTAAGTTCCCCGTAAAGGGATTTCACAATCCAGCCGTCATTCACAGTCCGGTCCTGGCCAACCGCTCTCACATCCAGTATAACCGCAACACGTGGCGTCGCAGAAAGAGGGACAGTCTACCAGCCAGCGTCAGCAGATAA